From a single Lolium rigidum isolate FL_2022 chromosome 7, APGP_CSIRO_Lrig_0.1, whole genome shotgun sequence genomic region:
- the LOC124678966 gene encoding uncharacterized protein LOC124678966 translates to MASPPASPPTHAAGRRVPPPCWTPEETQSLARAYTARRLAVGRAHLSSADWSAVAAAATPSKTARQCRHKVEKLRRRLRSKKRRPCPVLDGIDLLDDPSSSPSRSHSPSPPPPASPLPSPSPPKKRKRPEYAGHDNGGESDVAQALRAIGDGFVRAELRRMEADREAQRMRMDMALRQLDAQRRLLEGLVGRIVDALD, encoded by the coding sequence ATGGCCTCCCCTCCCGCGTCCCCCCCGACCCACGCGGCCGGCCGCCGCGTGCCGCCGCCGTGCTGGACCCCGGAGGAGACCCAATCCCTCGCGCGCGCCTACACGGCGCGCCGCCTCGCCGTCGGCCGCGCGCACCTCTCCTCCGCCGACtggtccgccgtcgccgccgccgccacgccctccAAGACCGCCCGCCAGTGCCGCCACAAGGTCGAGAAGCTCCGCCGCCGGCTCCGATCCAAGAAGCGCCGCCCCTGCCCCGTCCTCGACGGCATAGATCTGCTCGAcgacccctcctcctccccgtcccgCTCCCACTCCCCCTCCCCACCACCACCGGCCTCCCcgctcccctccccctccccgccCAAGAAGCGCAAACGCCCCGAATACGCCGGACACGACAACGGCGGGGAGAGCGACGTGGCGCAGGCGCTCAGGGCCATCGGGGACGGCTTCGTGCGCGCCGAGCTGCGCAGGATGGAGGCGGACAGGGAGGCGCAGCGGATGCGCATGGACATGGCGCTCCGCCAGCTCGACGCGCAGCGCCGGCTCCTCGAAGGCCTCGTTGGCCGCATCGTCGACGCCCTGGACTGA
- the LOC124671529 gene encoding cationic amino acid transporter 6, chloroplastic-like: MALRDVLRTVAQTPHRLRRRALVTCTPEQELSEVRDRSGPRMARRLEWYDLVGLGVGGMLGAGVFVTTGRVARDTAGPAVFMSYVVAGVSALLSSFCYAEFAVRVPVAGGAFSYLRVTFGEFVGFFGGANILMEYVLSNAAVARSFTDYLASTCGVTEPDAWRIEVDGIASGYNALDVPAVALILLLTLCLCYSTKESSMLNMVLTAFHLLFFAFIIVAGFWNGSASNLVRPGGLTPYGARGVLDGAAVVYFSYIGYDSASTMAEEIRDPARALPVGIAGSVLLVSALYCLMSLALCVMLPYNEIAETAPFASAFREKAGWKWASGIVGAGASIGIVASLLVAMMGQARYLCVIARARLVPVWLAKVHPSTGTPMNATIFLGLCTATIALFTELQIVFEMISIGTLLAFYLVANALIYNRYAKLGTTQPLHVLIFLLLLTLSSIGFSLSRRIDGRWRWGMALFGAVSVAVITIFHWTARQDVAEPSAEWTVPMMPWPAAASVFLNVFLMTTLKLRSFQRFGIWSFVITIFYVCYGVHSTYTAEENEAVNVMIHHANVDIS; the protein is encoded by the exons ATGGCGCTGCGCGACGTGCTGCGGACGGTGGCGCAGACGCCGCACCGGCTGCGGAGGAGGGCGCTGGTGACGTGCACGCCGGAGCAGGAGCTGAGCGAGGTGCGCGACAGGTCCGGCCCGCGCATGGCGCGCCGGCTCGAGTGGTACGACCTCGTGGGCCTCGGCGTCGGCGGGATGCTCGGCGCGGGCGTCTTCGTCACCACCGGCCGGGTAGCCCGCGACACCGCCGGGCCCGCCGTGTTCATGTCCTACGTCGTCGCGGGCGTCTCCGCGCTGCTTTCGTCATTCTGCTACGCCGAGTTCGCCGTCCGCGTccccgtcgccggcggcgccttcAGCTACCTCAGAGTGACCTTCG GTGAGTTCGTGGGGTTCTTCGGGGGAGCCAACATCCTGATGGAGTACGTGCTGTCCAACGCGGCGGTGGCCAGGAGCTTCACGGACTACCTGGCCTCGACGTGCGGCGTCACGGAGCCGGACGCGTGGAGGATCGAGGTGGATGGCATCGCCAGCGGCTACAATGCGCTGGACGTCCCCGCCGTCGCGCTCATCCTCCTCCTTACTCTATGCCTCTGCTACAG TACCAAGGAGAGCTCGATGCTGAACATGGTGCTCACGGCGTTCCACCTGCTCTTCttcgccttcatcatcgtcgccggcttcTGGAACGGCAGCGCGAGCAACCTCGTGAGGCCTGGCGGTCTGACGCCCTACGGCGCTCGGGGCGTGCTCGACGGCGCCGCCGTCGTCTACTTCAGCTACATCGGCTACGACTCGGCGTCTACCATGGCCGAGGAGATCCGTGACCCCGCACGCGCGCTCCCCGTGGGCATCGCCGGCTCCGTGCTCCTCGTCTCCGCGCTCTATTGCCTAATGTCTCTCGCTCTCTGCGTCATGCTGCCCTACAACGAGATCGCGGAGACCGCGCCATTCGCGTCCGCGTTCAGGGAGAAGGCCGGCTGGAAATGGGCAAGCGGCATCGTCGGGGCCGGCGCCAGCATCGGCATCGTGGCGTCGCTGCTGGTGGCGATGATGGGCCAGGCGAGATACCTGTGCGTCATCGCCAGGGCAAGGCTGGTGCCGGTGTGGCTGGCCAAGGTCCACCCTTCCACCGGCACTCCTATGAACGCCACCATCTTTCTAG GATTATGCACGGCAACAATCGCCCTCTTCACTGAGCTGCAGATAGTGTTCGAGATGATATCAATCGGAACCCTTCTGGCATTCTACCTGGTGGCAAACGCACTCATCTACAACCGGTATGCGAAGCTCGGCACAACCCAGCCGCTTCATGTCCTTATATTCCTGCTGCTCCTAACGCTGAGCTCAATCGGCTTCTCCCTCTCGAGAAGGATCGACGGGCGGTGGCGATGGGGGATGGCGTTGTTTGGCGCTGTTTCAGTGGCGGTCATCACAATCTTCCACTGGACAGCACGGCAGGATGTGGCCGAGCCATCTGCGGAGTGGACAGTTCCTATGATGCCATGGCCAGCTGCTGCATCTGTCTTTCTGAATGTGTTCCTGATGACCACCCTCAAGTTGAGGTCCTTTCAGAGGTTTGGGATCTGGAGCTTTGTGATCACAATCTTCTACGTGTGTTATGGGGTGCATTCAACATATACTGCGGAAGAAAATGAAGCTGTCAATGTGATGATTCATCATGCCAATGTGGACATATCTTAG